One window of the Shewanella cyperi genome contains the following:
- a CDS encoding 3-deoxy-7-phosphoheptulonate synthase, whose protein sequence is MTIKTDELRTSLLCKVISPAQLASEYPLTQEAADYLVAQRREVEAILTGEDQRLLVVIGPCSIHDTKAALEYAGRLAKLHHELKEDLCILMRVYFEKPRTIVGWKGLISDPDLDGSFSPNKGLRLARQLLQQITELKLPIATEFLDMVNGQYIADLITWGAIGARTTESQVHREMASALSCPVGFKNGTDGNISIAVDAVRAAKVPHIFYSPDKDGAMAVYRTHGNPYGHIILRGGKAPNYSAEHVNDAKQKLESVGINTGLVVDFSHGNSQKQHKRQLDVAKDIMAQLRSGSTAIAGIMAESFLEEGNQAVKAGEPLCYGKSITDACLHWEDSEQLLRELAAAVRDRRALLAKR, encoded by the coding sequence ATGACCATTAAAACAGACGAACTGCGAACATCCCTTCTTTGTAAAGTTATTTCACCCGCCCAATTGGCGTCTGAATATCCTCTGACCCAGGAAGCGGCCGATTATCTGGTGGCCCAGCGCCGCGAGGTGGAAGCCATACTGACAGGTGAAGATCAGCGCCTGTTGGTGGTTATCGGCCCCTGCTCCATCCATGACACCAAGGCGGCACTGGAATACGCCGGTCGTCTGGCGAAGCTGCACCATGAGCTTAAAGAGGATCTGTGCATCCTGATGCGGGTGTATTTTGAAAAGCCGCGGACCATAGTGGGCTGGAAGGGATTGATTTCAGATCCGGATCTCGACGGCAGTTTCAGTCCCAACAAGGGCCTGCGTCTGGCGCGGCAGTTGCTGCAGCAGATAACCGAACTCAAGCTGCCCATCGCCACCGAGTTCCTCGACATGGTCAACGGTCAGTATATTGCCGATCTCATCACCTGGGGCGCCATCGGTGCCCGCACCACCGAAAGTCAGGTACACAGGGAAATGGCTTCGGCCCTCTCCTGCCCCGTGGGCTTCAAGAACGGTACCGACGGCAACATCAGTATCGCCGTGGACGCAGTGCGTGCTGCCAAGGTGCCGCACATCTTCTACTCGCCGGACAAGGATGGCGCCATGGCGGTGTACCGCACCCATGGTAACCCATACGGCCACATCATTCTGCGCGGTGGCAAGGCCCCCAACTACAGTGCCGAGCATGTGAATGACGCCAAGCAAAAGCTGGAGTCCGTTGGCATCAACACAGGTCTGGTGGTGGATTTCAGCCACGGCAACAGTCAGAAACAGCACAAGCGCCAGCTGGACGTGGCCAAGGACATAATGGCACAGCTGCGCAGTGGCTCCACGGCCATCGCCGGCATCATGGCCGAAAGTTTCCTGGAAGAAGGTAATCAGGCGGTCAAAGCCGGTGAGCCCCTGTGCTATGGCAAGAGCATCACCGATGCCTGTCTGCACTGGGAAGATTCCGAACAGTTGTTGCGGGAGTTGGCAGCTGCGGTGCGCGATCGCCGCGCCCTGTTGGCCAAACGCTGA
- a CDS encoding acyl-CoA thioesterase produces the protein MSPTETVSTLSDAMLARIEQSEARVIKAVFPSITNHHNTLFGGEALAWMDETAFIAATRFCRKTLVTVSSDRIDFNKAIPAGSLAELVARVIHVGNTSLKVEVNIYIEDMYQDRREHAIRGVFTFVAIDDQRQPTRVWLEPQAS, from the coding sequence ATGTCCCCCACAGAAACCGTCTCCACCCTGTCCGACGCCATGCTCGCACGCATCGAACAATCCGAAGCCCGGGTGATCAAGGCGGTATTTCCGTCCATCACCAATCATCACAACACCCTGTTCGGTGGTGAAGCCCTCGCCTGGATGGATGAAACTGCCTTTATTGCCGCCACCCGCTTTTGCCGCAAAACCCTGGTCACTGTGAGTTCCGACCGCATCGACTTCAACAAGGCCATTCCGGCCGGCAGCCTGGCGGAACTGGTAGCCCGGGTGATCCACGTGGGCAATACCTCACTCAAGGTGGAAGTGAATATCTATATTGAGGACATGTATCAGGACAGACGCGAGCATGCCATCCGCGGCGTCTTTACCTTTGTGGCCATTGATGACCAGCGGCAACCTACCCGGGTGTGGCTGGAGCCCCAAGCCAGTTAG
- a CDS encoding response regulator transcription factor: MKLENLNVIIADDHPLFRNALRQALSSAFADTRWFEADSAEALQTLLDQDAESYDLVLLDLQMPGAHGYSTLIHLRAHYPELPVVVISAHEDVQTISRAIHYGSAGFIPKSASMDTLTEAMTSVLYGDIWLPEGIELIALDESGTDQTAGKLAELTPQQYKVLQMFAEGLLNKQIAYDLGVSEATIKAHATAIFRKLGVRNRTQAVIALQQLEMDKVELN, translated from the coding sequence ATGAAGCTCGAAAATCTGAATGTCATCATAGCCGACGACCACCCGCTGTTCCGCAACGCCCTGCGCCAGGCACTCTCAAGTGCCTTTGCCGACACCCGTTGGTTTGAAGCCGACAGCGCCGAGGCGCTGCAAACCTTGCTGGACCAGGACGCCGAGTCCTACGATTTGGTGCTGCTGGACCTGCAAATGCCGGGGGCCCACGGCTATTCCACCCTGATCCATCTGCGGGCCCACTATCCCGAATTGCCTGTGGTGGTGATTTCTGCCCATGAGGATGTTCAGACCATCAGCCGTGCCATCCACTATGGCAGCGCCGGTTTTATTCCCAAATCAGCCTCCATGGATACCCTCACCGAGGCCATGACCTCAGTGCTGTACGGTGATATCTGGCTGCCGGAGGGCATAGAACTGATAGCCCTGGATGAGAGTGGCACGGATCAAACCGCAGGTAAGCTGGCTGAGCTGACGCCCCAGCAGTACAAGGTGCTGCAGATGTTTGCCGAAGGCTTGCTGAACAAACAGATAGCCTATGATTTGGGCGTGTCCGAAGCCACCATCAAGGCCCACGCCACCGCCATTTTCAGAAAGCTCGGGGTTCGCAACCGCACCCAGGCGGTCATCGCCCTGCAGCAGCTGGAAATGGATAAGGTCGAATTAAATTGA